A window from Mus caroli chromosome 2, CAROLI_EIJ_v1.1, whole genome shotgun sequence encodes these proteins:
- the Ciz1 gene encoding cip1-interacting zinc finger protein isoform X2: MFNPQLQQQQQLQQQQQQLQQQLQQQQLQQQQQQILQLQQLLQQSPPQASLSMPVSRGLPQQSSPQQLLSLQGLHSTSLLNGPMLQRALLLQQLQGLDQFAMPPATYDGASLTMPTATLGNLRAYNVTAPSLAAPNLTPPQMVTPNLQQFFPQATRQSLLGPPPVGVPINPSQLNHSGRNTQKQARTPSSTNPNRKTVPLEDREDPTEGSEEATELQMDTTEDQDSLVGPDSMLSEPQVPEPEPFEALEPPAKRCRSSEESTEKGPTGQPQARVQPQTQMTAPKQTQTPDRLPEPPEVQMLPRIQPQALQIQTQPKLLRQAQTQTSPEHLAPQQDQVEPQVPSQPPWQLQPRETDPPKQAQAQTQPQPLWQVQSQKQAQTQVSTQAQSQEQTSEKTQDQPQTGPQGSVPPPEQASVPACATEPQLSSNAAEAGSDPDKALPEPVSAQSSEEKSREASAGGLDLGECEKRAGEMLGMWGAGSSLKVTILQSSNSRAFNTTPLTSGPRPGDSTSATPAIASTPSKQSLQFFCYICKASSSSQQEFQDHMSEAQHQQRLGEMQHSSQTCLLSLLPMPRDILEKEAEDPPPKRWCNTCQVYYVGDLIQHRRTQEHKVAKQSLRPFCTICNRYFRTPRKFVEHVKSQGHKDKAQELKTLEKETGSPDEDHFITVDAVGCFESGQEEDEDDDEEEEEEIEAEEEFCKQVKPRETSSEQWKGSETYSPNTAYGEDFLVPVMGYVCQICHKFYDSNSELRLSHCKSLAHFENLQKYKAKNPSPPPTRPVSRKCAINARNALTALFTSSHQPSPQDTVKMPSKVKPGSPGLPPPLRRSTRLKT, encoded by the exons ATGTTCAACCCGCAactccagcagcagcaacagttgcagcagcagcagcaacagttgcagcagcagctccagcagcagcagctccagcagcagcaacaacagataCTGCAGCTCCAACAGCTGCTGCAACAGTCCCCACCACAGGCCTCCTTGTCCATGCCAGTCAGCCG GGGCCTCCCCCAGCAGTCATCCCCGCAACAGCTTCTGAGTCTCCAGGGCCTCCACTCGACCTCCCTGCTCAATGGCCCCATGCTGCAAAGAGCTTTGCTCCTACAGCAGTTGCAAG GACTGGACCAGTTTGCAATGCCACCAGCCACGTATGACGGTGCCAGCCTCACCATGCCTACGGCAACACTGG GCAACCTCCGTGCTTACAACGTGACAGCCCCAAGCCTAGCAGCTCCCAACCTTACACCACCCCAGATGGTCACCCCAAATCTGCAGCAGTTCTTTCCCCAGGCTACTCGCCAGTCCCTGCTGGGGCCTCCTCCTGTTGGGGTCCCAATAAACCCTTCTCAGCTCAACCACTCAGGGAGGAACACCCAGAAACAGGCCAGAACCCCCTCTTCCACCAACCCCAATCGCAAG ACGGTGCCTCTGGAAGACAGGGAAGACCCCACAGAGGGGTCTGAGGAAGCCACGGAGCTCCAGATGGACACAACTGAAG ACCAAGATTCACTAGTCGGTCCAGATAGCATGCTGAGTGAGCCCCAAGTGCCTGAACCTGAGCCCTTTGAGGCATTGGAACCACCAGCCAAGAGGTGCAGGAG CTCAGAGGAGTCCACTGAGAAAGGCCCTACAGGGCAGCCACAAGCAAGGGTCCAGCCTCAGACCCAGATGACAGCACCAAAGCAGACACAGACCCCGGATCGGCTGCCTGAGCCACCAGAAGTCCAAATGCTGCCGCGTATCCAGCCACAGGCACTGCAGATCCAGACCCAGCCAAAGCTGCTGaggcaggcacagacacagacctCTCCAGAGCACTTAGCACCACAGCAGGATCAGGTAGAGCCACAGGTACCATCACAGCCCCCATGGCAGTTGCAGCCACGGGAGACAGACCCACCGAAGCAAGCTCAGGCACAGACTCAGCCTCAGCCCCTCTGGCAGGTGCAGTCACAGAAGCAGGCCCAGACACAGGTATCCACCCAAGCACAGTCACAGGAGCAGACATCAGAGAAGACCCAGGACCAGCCTCAGACTGGGCCACAGGGGTCAGTACCCCCACCAGAACAAGCGTCAGTTCCAGCCTGTGCCACGGAACCACAGCTATCATCTAACGCTGCGGAAGCTGGGAGTG ACCCAGACAAGGCCTTGCCAGAACCAGTAAGCGCCCAGAGCAGTGAAGAAAAGAGCCGGGAGGCGTCAGCTGGTGGCCTGGATTTGGGAGAATGTGAAAAGAGAGCGGGAGAGATGCTGGGG ATGTGGGGGGCTGGGAGCTCCCTGAAGGTCACCATCCTGCAGAGTAGCAACAGCCGGGCTTTCAACACCACACCCCTCACATCTGGACCTCGCCCTGGGGACTCTACCTCTGCCACCCCTGCCATTGCCAGCACACCCTCCAAGCAAAGCCTCCAGTTCTTCTGCTACATCTGcaaggccagcagcagcagccagcag GAGTTCCAGGATCACATGTCAGAGGCTCAGCACCAACAGCGGCTTGGGGAAATGCAACACTCGAGCCAGACCTGCCTGCTGTCCCTGCTGCCCATGCCTCGGGACATCCTGGAGAAAGAAGCAGA AGATCCTCCGCCCAAACGCTGGTGCAACACCTGCCAGGTGTACTACGTGGGAGACCTGATCCAGCACCGCAGGACACAGGAGCACAAG GTTGCCAAACAATCCCTGAGGCCCTTCTGCACCATATGCAACCGTTACTTCAGGACCCCTCGAAAGTTTGTGGAGCACGTGAAGTCCCAGGGACACAAGGACAAGGCCCAAGAG CTGAAGACACTTGAAAAGGAGACAGGCAGCCCAGATGAGGACCACTTCATCACTGTGGACGCCGTCGGTTGCTTTGAGAGTGGTCAAGAAGAGGACGAGGATGacgatgaggaagaagaagaagagattgAGGCTGAGGAGGAATTCTGCAAGCAG GTGAAGCCAAGAGAAACATCCTCAGAGCAATGGAAGGGCTCCGAGACGTACAGCCCCAACACAGCCTATG GTGAGGATTTCCTGGTACCAGTGATGGGCTATGTCTGCCAAATCTGTCACAAGTTCTACGACAGCAATTCAGAATTGCGGCTTTCTCACTGCAAGTCCCTGGCCCACTTTGAGAACCTGCAG AAATACAAAGCCAAGAACCCCAGCCCTCCTCCTACCCGGCCTGTGAGCCGCAAGTGTGCCATCAACGCCCGCAATGCCCTGACTGCACTGTTCACCTCTAGCCACCAGCCCAGCCCCCAGGACACAGTGAAAATGCCCAGCAAGGTGAAGCCTGGATCCCCCggactccctcctccccttcgGCGCTCAACACGCCTCAAAACCTGA